One Kitasatospora sp. MAP12-44 DNA segment encodes these proteins:
- a CDS encoding nuclear transport factor 2 family protein, which translates to MTEPRDVVEQQITAYNSHDIDAFVATYAEDITIHRADGSQLQGRQALRDRYAGQFVEGRCRAEIVGRLSEGDWVVDHEVAHGLADDPVRVLVAYRVREGLIDRVDFLS; encoded by the coding sequence ATGACCGAACCGCGTGACGTGGTCGAGCAGCAGATCACCGCCTACAACAGCCACGACATCGACGCCTTCGTCGCCACCTATGCCGAGGACATCACGATCCACCGGGCCGACGGCAGCCAACTGCAGGGCCGGCAAGCCCTGCGCGACAGGTACGCCGGACAGTTCGTCGAAGGCCGCTGCCGGGCGGAGATCGTGGGGCGGCTCAGCGAAGGCGACTGGGTGGTCGACCACGAAGTCGCCCACGGCCTGGCCGACGACCCGGTCCGCGTCCTGGTGGCCTACCGAGTACGCGAAGGCCTGATCGACCGCGTCGACTTCCTCAGCTGA
- a CDS encoding transcriptional regulator, producing MKEPNTSLADWLERSGLSRRELARQIKAAAQDAGHPQISPDATTVRRWLEGKQPRRPVPGILADVISAAVGYRVTTVELGLGASPAEDRSLLYSRSYAVTVETVADLGRADVDRRKFLAAAPFAAVAAIGPSRDWLLSTLDQQPDVGPRVRLEDVTAVRNMFSEFQRMDIFQGGGSGRLLLAAYLNIHVYPLLRRAGSDEVRRALCEAAAEQTYLLGWMAYDNGEHGTAQRYLIQSLRLAEESRNTPLGAHVLAGMADQATLLGHPEEGLRLVQAGRHGLRGGSDACLADLWALEGRALATMGDKKGAALAVAHSDAAANKIDHSAEAEWALFIDPAYLHGEHAVTFRDSGDTAAAQEHARLSIDHARMQKRARRGAMSQAALASAHLQQRDLDAAYAAGLRTLSLTRQVKSSRAVEAVADLQRRMQPFGAHRLVADFSERARPLLAV from the coding sequence ATGAAGGAGCCGAACACCTCACTCGCCGACTGGCTGGAGCGGTCAGGGCTGAGTCGCCGCGAACTCGCACGCCAGATCAAAGCGGCAGCTCAGGACGCCGGCCATCCGCAGATCTCGCCGGACGCGACCACCGTGCGCCGGTGGCTGGAGGGCAAGCAGCCCAGGCGGCCGGTCCCCGGGATCCTCGCCGACGTCATCTCGGCCGCCGTCGGATACCGGGTCACAACGGTCGAACTCGGTCTCGGTGCGAGTCCGGCAGAGGACCGCTCGCTCCTTTACTCCCGCAGCTACGCGGTTACCGTGGAAACCGTCGCTGACCTGGGGAGAGCTGACGTGGATCGCAGGAAGTTCCTTGCCGCTGCACCGTTCGCCGCCGTCGCCGCCATCGGACCCTCCCGGGACTGGCTGCTGAGCACCCTGGACCAGCAGCCCGACGTGGGCCCCCGGGTTCGACTGGAGGACGTCACTGCGGTGCGCAACATGTTCTCCGAGTTCCAGCGGATGGACATCTTCCAGGGCGGTGGAAGCGGACGCCTGCTCCTCGCCGCGTACCTGAACATCCACGTCTACCCGCTGCTCCGACGAGCCGGATCCGATGAGGTCCGCCGCGCGCTGTGCGAGGCCGCAGCCGAGCAGACCTACCTCCTTGGGTGGATGGCATACGACAACGGCGAGCACGGCACAGCCCAGCGATACCTGATCCAGTCACTACGGCTCGCCGAGGAGTCGAGGAACACGCCGCTCGGTGCACACGTTCTCGCCGGCATGGCGGACCAGGCCACCTTGCTGGGGCACCCCGAAGAAGGACTGCGACTCGTTCAGGCCGGTAGGCACGGTCTGCGAGGCGGCTCGGACGCCTGCCTCGCAGACCTGTGGGCCCTGGAGGGCCGGGCGCTGGCCACGATGGGCGACAAGAAGGGGGCAGCGCTCGCGGTTGCACACTCCGACGCTGCCGCCAACAAGATCGACCACTCGGCGGAAGCAGAGTGGGCGCTCTTCATCGACCCGGCCTACCTGCACGGCGAGCACGCGGTGACCTTCAGGGACAGCGGTGACACGGCCGCCGCGCAGGAGCACGCCCGTCTAAGCATCGACCACGCCCGCATGCAGAAGCGCGCGCGCCGCGGCGCGATGTCCCAGGCCGCGTTGGCGAGCGCGCACCTGCAGCAGCGCGATCTGGACGCTGCCTACGCGGCCGGCCTGCGGACACTCTCGCTCACCCGTCAGGTCAAGTCGTCGCGCGCGGTCGAAGCCGTCGCCGATCTCCAGCGACGCATGCAGCCCTTCGGGGCGCACAGGCTCGTGGCTGACTTCTCCGAGCGAGCGCGGCCGCTACTGGCGGTGTGA
- a CDS encoding DUF305 domain-containing protein, with product MTNRSTKSAGATESDGTDGLAGSRAPVRRRVLWWPAALAAAVALCLGVPALLAGSTTASGTVLTAPATDSPDAGFARDMSTHHQQAIDLSFIIRDRTDNAEVRDLAFDIINTQANQRGMMMGWLAQWGLTQNSPAAPMAWMQMAPYQAHDGSLMPGMATNTQLDQLRALSGKAAEIFYLQLMMQHHTGGIAMAQGYVELAKNPAEKSLAQSMVAGQTGELQLMTTMLAERGAKPLPLSQ from the coding sequence ATGACGAATCGCAGCACGAAGAGCGCCGGGGCCACCGAGTCCGACGGCACGGACGGCCTCGCGGGCTCGCGCGCCCCGGTCCGGCGGCGGGTGCTGTGGTGGCCGGCCGCGCTGGCGGCCGCCGTCGCCCTCTGCCTGGGTGTGCCGGCGCTGCTCGCGGGCAGTACGACGGCCTCCGGCACGGTGCTGACCGCGCCGGCCACCGACTCGCCCGACGCCGGGTTCGCCCGGGACATGTCGACGCATCACCAGCAGGCGATCGACCTGTCCTTCATCATCCGGGACCGGACGGACAACGCGGAGGTCCGCGACCTGGCCTTCGACATCATCAACACCCAGGCCAACCAGCGCGGGATGATGATGGGTTGGCTCGCCCAGTGGGGGCTCACCCAGAACTCCCCGGCCGCGCCGATGGCCTGGATGCAGATGGCGCCCTACCAGGCGCACGACGGTTCGCTGATGCCCGGGATGGCGACCAACACGCAGCTGGACCAGCTGCGTGCGCTCAGCGGCAAGGCCGCCGAGATCTTCTACCTCCAGCTGATGATGCAGCACCACACGGGCGGCATCGCGATGGCGCAGGGGTATGTGGAGCTCGCGAAGAACCCGGCGGAGAAGAGCCTGGCGCAGTCGATGGTGGCGGGCCAGACCGGGGAGCTCCAGCTGATGACGACGATGCTCGCCGAGCGCGGAGCCAAGCCGCTGCCGCTCAGCCAGTAG
- a CDS encoding MarR family transcriptional regulator — translation MPSQPHPDPAGSASARRTPSATGQQGPAPSGRGSILEDVLAIERAQRLTDVVTRLRRALRSSIRTDYPWESLPMAQVELLQTLAAAPLRVGELAARQRLAPNTVSGLVGKLLEAGFVDRQADPGDRRTARIALTEAGQQQLLDWQQAHERRIANALATLSAADHDAVMAALPGLDRLAKALAGATPATGTSTVGGDSTVGGNSTVGGNTGGDSGERIA, via the coding sequence ATGCCGTCGCAGCCCCACCCCGATCCCGCGGGTTCAGCCTCCGCCCGTCGCACGCCGTCCGCGACCGGCCAGCAGGGACCAGCCCCGAGCGGACGCGGCTCGATCCTGGAGGACGTGCTGGCCATCGAGCGCGCCCAGCGGCTGACCGACGTGGTCACCCGGCTGCGCCGGGCGCTGCGCAGCAGCATCCGCACGGACTACCCGTGGGAGTCGCTGCCGATGGCCCAGGTCGAGCTGCTGCAGACGCTGGCCGCCGCTCCCCTGCGGGTCGGTGAGCTGGCGGCGCGTCAGCGGTTGGCGCCCAACACCGTCAGCGGACTGGTCGGCAAGCTGCTGGAGGCCGGGTTCGTGGACCGGCAGGCCGACCCGGGCGACCGCCGCACGGCGCGGATCGCGCTCACCGAGGCGGGGCAGCAGCAGCTGCTCGACTGGCAGCAGGCGCATGAGCGGCGGATCGCCAACGCGCTGGCCACCCTCTCCGCCGCCGACCACGACGCGGTGATGGCCGCCCTGCCGGGTCTGGACCGGCTCGCCAAGGCCCTGGCCGGCGCCACCCCCGCGACCGGCACCAGCACCGTCGGCGGCGACAGCACCGTCGGCGGCAACAGCACCGTCGGCGGCAACACCGGCGGCGACAGCGGCGAACGGATCGCCTGA
- a CDS encoding transposase produces the protein MSKLVNSLKGVSSRRMRQEFPQLAGHYWRAQKLWSGSYFAG, from the coding sequence GTGTCCAAGCTGGTCAACAGCCTCAAAGGCGTCAGCTCCCGTCGGATGCGCCAGGAGTTCCCGCAACTGGCCGGCCACTACTGGCGCGCACAGAAGCTCTGGTCCGGCTCGTACTTCGCCGGCTAG
- a CDS encoding TetR/AcrR family transcriptional regulator, which translates to MPEVRPRRPARPREEVLAAAMAAIAEHGLAKLTMAGLGKQLQMSAGHLLYYFGSKDQLLLETLRWSEEQLGERRRAVLGQPGLSAWDRFTAYADLYLADGPGDPRWILWVEVWGRSPASEEIRQGQLAIEAPWQADLEALIRDGSAAGEFAPGAADERAVQLRAVLDGFSVPLAVGLPGVRRAESAARVAAVAAAVLGIEPDGTPDRNPAGR; encoded by the coding sequence ATGCCGGAGGTCCGCCCGCGACGACCGGCACGGCCTCGCGAGGAGGTGCTGGCAGCGGCCATGGCGGCGATCGCCGAGCACGGGCTGGCCAAACTGACCATGGCCGGCCTCGGCAAGCAGCTGCAGATGAGCGCCGGCCACCTGCTCTACTACTTCGGCAGCAAGGACCAGCTGCTGCTGGAGACCCTGCGCTGGAGCGAGGAGCAGCTCGGCGAGCGCCGGCGCGCGGTGCTCGGACAGCCGGGGCTGAGCGCGTGGGACCGGTTCACCGCGTACGCGGACCTCTACCTGGCGGACGGCCCGGGCGATCCGCGCTGGATCCTCTGGGTCGAGGTCTGGGGCCGCTCCCCGGCGAGTGAGGAGATCCGGCAGGGGCAGCTGGCGATCGAGGCCCCCTGGCAGGCCGACCTGGAGGCGCTGATCCGGGACGGCTCGGCGGCCGGCGAGTTCGCCCCCGGCGCGGCCGACGAGCGGGCCGTCCAGCTGCGGGCGGTCCTGGACGGCTTCTCGGTGCCGCTCGCGGTCGGCCTGCCCGGCGTCCGGCGCGCGGAGAGCGCTGCCCGGGTGGCGGCGGTGGCGGCGGCGGTGCTGGGGATCGAGCCGGACGGAACCCCGGACAGGAACCCGGCCGGGCGCTAG
- a CDS encoding AsnC family transcriptional regulator, whose protein sequence is MNESTGSRPRPTPEVAVDEVTVDELDLALVNAMQLRPRAPWSLLGQTLGISPVTAARRWRRLSEAGIAWVTAYGLPHPEDRGCVAYLDLDCAPGRLRQIADELAEDPHVMSIEHLSQGCDLVVTAAFTDLAMVSRYTTERLGRLPGVNAVRVHLATGFYAEGIRWRLDSLDPTQRVELHDDHPAGNGPPSGVRAEVREEDRELLIRLGVDGRLDQAELAAATGLSPSTLRRRLDRLAASDAIRFRCEIAARDAGRPVMATFRADLPPDRLDEVGLQLARLPEIRLCVSVTGPHNLILSVWQRSLADVHRLETALARRFPDLRVAERRVSLRTVKRMGRILDADGRAVRAVPMDIWRDPIPVSFPGT, encoded by the coding sequence ATGAACGAATCCACCGGTAGTCGACCGCGACCGACGCCCGAGGTGGCAGTGGACGAGGTGACAGTGGACGAGCTGGACCTCGCCCTGGTGAACGCGATGCAACTGCGGCCCCGGGCACCCTGGTCGCTGCTCGGCCAGACCCTCGGGATCAGCCCGGTCACCGCTGCCCGCCGCTGGCGCCGGCTCTCGGAGGCCGGGATCGCCTGGGTGACCGCCTACGGTCTGCCGCACCCCGAGGACCGCGGGTGCGTCGCCTACCTCGACCTCGACTGCGCTCCCGGCCGGCTCCGGCAGATCGCCGACGAGCTGGCCGAGGACCCGCACGTGATGAGCATCGAACATCTCTCCCAGGGCTGCGACCTCGTCGTCACCGCCGCCTTCACCGACCTGGCGATGGTCTCCCGGTACACCACCGAACGGCTCGGCCGGCTCCCCGGGGTCAACGCCGTCCGCGTCCACCTGGCGACCGGCTTCTACGCCGAGGGGATCCGCTGGCGACTGGACTCACTGGACCCCACCCAGCGCGTGGAGCTGCACGACGATCACCCGGCGGGCAACGGGCCACCCTCCGGCGTACGAGCCGAAGTCCGCGAAGAAGACCGGGAGTTGCTCATCAGACTGGGCGTCGACGGCCGCCTCGACCAAGCCGAGCTGGCCGCCGCCACCGGGCTCAGCCCGTCCACGCTGCGCCGCCGCCTCGACCGGCTGGCCGCCTCCGACGCGATCCGCTTCCGCTGCGAGATCGCCGCCCGCGACGCCGGCCGGCCGGTCATGGCGACCTTCCGGGCCGATCTTCCCCCGGACCGGCTCGATGAGGTCGGCCTCCAGCTCGCCCGACTCCCCGAGATCCGGCTGTGCGTGTCCGTCACCGGCCCGCACAACCTCATCCTCTCCGTCTGGCAGCGCTCCCTCGCCGACGTTCACCGGCTGGAAACCGCGCTCGCCCGCAGGTTCCCCGACCTGCGAGTGGCCGAGCGCCGCGTGTCGCTACGCACCGTGAAACGGATGGGCCGGATCCTCGACGCGGACGGCCGCGCGGTCCGCGCCGTTCCGATGGACATCTGGCGAGACCCGATCCCCGTCTCCTTTCCGGGCACCTGA
- a CDS encoding AlkA N-terminal domain-containing protein, producing MIDDETRYRAVDSRDARFDGVFFTAVTSTGIYCRPSCPAVTPKRVNCTFYPTAAAAQGAGFRACRRCRPDSVPGSPEWNHRADLVGRAMRLIGDGVVDREGVAGLAERLGYSARQLQRQLTAELGAGPIALARAQRAQAARLLLQTTGLPVTDVAFAAGFASVRQFNDTVRAVYDRTPSGLREETGRGAHSATAPAGTLGLRLAYRGPIDSEHLMDFLELRAVPGVEEVVPASETAGLGVRTYRRTLALPHGHGIAEVDSLGTGVPAERGWLDCRLRLADLRDLTTAVHRLRALFDLDADPGTVAEQLGADPVLGAAVAARPGLRSPGHVDPHELAVRAVLGQQVTIAAARTLAGRLAARYGVPLPEPSGGLSLLFPTARSLAEADPADLAMPVSRQQALRGLCAALADGTVRLDAGVDREDAAARLLALRGIGPWTVSYLRMRAMADPDVFLPGDAGVRHGLLRLGLAGDPKSAARIAVGWAPWRSYAVHQLWAQASQVSQVSA from the coding sequence GTGATCGACGACGAGACCCGCTACCGGGCCGTGGACAGCCGGGACGCCCGCTTTGACGGCGTCTTCTTCACGGCGGTGACCAGCACCGGCATCTACTGCCGGCCGAGCTGTCCGGCCGTGACGCCCAAGCGCGTCAACTGCACCTTCTATCCCACGGCCGCCGCCGCGCAGGGCGCCGGGTTCCGGGCCTGCCGGCGCTGCCGCCCGGACTCGGTGCCCGGCTCGCCCGAGTGGAACCACCGCGCCGACCTGGTCGGCCGCGCGATGCGGCTGATCGGCGACGGAGTGGTGGACCGCGAGGGCGTGGCCGGGCTCGCCGAGCGGCTCGGCTACAGCGCGCGCCAGTTGCAGCGCCAGCTGACCGCCGAGCTCGGGGCCGGCCCGATCGCCCTGGCGCGCGCCCAACGCGCGCAGGCTGCAAGGCTGTTGCTGCAGACGACCGGGCTGCCGGTGACCGACGTGGCGTTCGCGGCCGGCTTCGCCTCGGTGCGCCAGTTCAACGACACCGTCCGCGCGGTCTACGACCGCACGCCGAGCGGCCTGCGGGAGGAGACCGGCCGCGGTGCGCACAGCGCGACGGCTCCGGCGGGCACACTCGGCCTGCGGCTGGCCTACCGGGGGCCGATCGACAGCGAGCACCTGATGGACTTCCTGGAGCTGCGTGCCGTCCCGGGGGTTGAGGAGGTCGTCCCAGCAAGTGAGACGGCAGGTCTAGGGGTTCGGACCTACCGGCGCACGCTCGCGCTGCCGCACGGGCACGGCATCGCCGAGGTGGACTCGCTCGGGACTGGGGTCCCGGCGGAGCGTGGCTGGCTGGACTGCCGGCTGCGGCTGGCCGACCTGCGCGACCTCACCACCGCTGTGCACCGGCTGCGGGCCCTCTTCGACCTGGACGCCGACCCGGGGACGGTCGCCGAGCAGCTGGGCGCCGACCCGGTGCTCGGTGCGGCGGTCGCCGCCAGGCCCGGGCTGCGCTCGCCCGGGCACGTCGATCCGCACGAGCTGGCCGTTCGCGCGGTGCTCGGCCAGCAGGTCACCATCGCGGCCGCCCGTACGCTGGCCGGACGGCTCGCGGCCCGCTACGGCGTGCCGCTGCCGGAGCCGAGCGGCGGGCTCAGCCTGCTCTTCCCGACGGCGCGGTCGCTGGCCGAGGCCGACCCGGCCGACCTGGCGATGCCGGTCTCCCGGCAGCAGGCGCTGCGCGGACTCTGCGCGGCCCTCGCGGACGGCACGGTCCGGCTGGACGCGGGCGTGGACCGCGAGGACGCCGCCGCCCGGCTGCTCGCGTTGCGCGGCATCGGACCGTGGACGGTGAGCTACCTGCGGATGCGGGCGATGGCCGACCCGGACGTCTTCCTGCCCGGCGACGCCGGGGTGCGGCACGGTCTGCTGCGGCTGGGCCTGGCGGGCGACCCGAAGTCGGCGGCGCGGATCGCGGTCGGCTGGGCGCCCTGGCGCTCGTACGCCGTGCACCAGTTGTGGGCGCAGGCGTCGCAGGTGTCGCAGGTGTCGGCCTGA
- a CDS encoding DUF3105 domain-containing protein, translating to MGSASKQSNKKSAGGKQAVADRRERIVQLRAEEQRRERRNKIIAFSVAAVVVIGAVGAGGYVIKSANDKKAAKVAAAKAPIAGVQTYSNLTRNHVTTPVSYPQTPPVGGDHNPVWLNCMGTVYDKPVQNENAVHSLEHGAVWVTYNAKATADDITTLSDKVKATPYSLMSPYPTEKGTITLTAWGTQLVLDSAKDPRVEQFFTKYVQGPQTQEPGASCSTAG from the coding sequence GTGGGTTCCGCCTCCAAGCAGTCCAACAAGAAGTCCGCCGGCGGCAAGCAGGCGGTCGCCGACCGCCGCGAGCGGATCGTGCAGCTGCGCGCCGAGGAGCAGCGCCGCGAGCGCCGCAACAAGATCATCGCCTTCTCGGTGGCCGCGGTCGTGGTGATCGGCGCGGTCGGCGCGGGCGGTTACGTGATCAAGAGCGCCAACGACAAGAAGGCCGCCAAGGTCGCCGCCGCCAAGGCGCCGATCGCGGGCGTCCAGACGTACAGCAACCTCACCCGCAACCACGTGACCACGCCGGTCAGTTACCCGCAGACCCCGCCGGTCGGCGGCGACCACAACCCGGTCTGGCTCAACTGCATGGGCACCGTCTACGACAAGCCGGTGCAGAACGAGAACGCGGTCCACTCGCTGGAGCACGGCGCCGTCTGGGTCACCTACAACGCCAAGGCCACCGCGGACGACATCACGACGCTCTCCGACAAGGTCAAGGCCACCCCGTACTCGCTGATGAGCCCGTACCCGACCGAGAAGGGCACCATCACGCTGACCGCGTGGGGCACCCAGCTCGTCCTGGACAGCGCCAAGGACCCGCGGGTGGAGCAGTTCTTCACCAAGTACGTCCAGGGTCCGCAGACCCAGGAGCCGGGCGCCTCCTGCAGCACCGCCGGGTGA
- a CDS encoding protein phosphatase 2C domain-containing protein, which yields MSNQGAPADGWWGQVYEGPAGSLPDTPTADAGEATVDDWFDSVASIVGPLGAQIGSEPEPEPEPVAEPEPEPVAEPEPESVAVPAPAPAPVPKAPDVPRPAPYVGGRPPTYVPEPTVLPAALPERVAAVVPDTVLDGAQYAGFTLRAASVRGDSARYRGESRSDALLLTRFGEGPEGLLLAVLGSRARTADTADAADAADVSDTVRQAVAQLAEAIGRSRAELATDLREGARDRLRYGLQRLTVSASATLRSLAPDAGALHCLLISLDPASTHRAAFGVGPGGLYLLRAGHWIDAYAARLLHHPDGPVAAPEPRPFRFRLVPATPGDILLLGTPGLADPIAEEPAVAHFLATHWAHPHPPGSVDFLRQVQVRAKGYADDRTAVALWTD from the coding sequence ATGAGCAACCAGGGTGCGCCCGCCGACGGATGGTGGGGCCAGGTCTACGAGGGCCCGGCCGGCAGCCTGCCGGACACTCCGACGGCCGACGCGGGGGAGGCGACGGTGGACGACTGGTTCGACTCGGTCGCCTCGATCGTCGGACCGCTCGGGGCGCAGATCGGGAGCGAGCCGGAACCCGAGCCCGAGCCCGTTGCTGAGCCCGAGCCCGAGCCCGTTGCTGAGCCGGAACCCGAGTCCGTCGCTGTGCCCGCGCCCGCGCCCGCGCCCGTACCGAAAGCCCCCGACGTGCCCCGGCCGGCCCCCTACGTCGGCGGCCGGCCTCCGACGTACGTCCCCGAACCCACCGTCCTCCCCGCCGCACTCCCCGAGCGGGTGGCCGCGGTCGTCCCCGACACCGTCCTCGACGGCGCCCAGTACGCCGGCTTCACGCTGCGCGCCGCCTCCGTCCGCGGCGACTCCGCCCGCTACCGCGGTGAGTCGCGCAGCGACGCCCTGCTGCTCACCCGCTTCGGCGAGGGCCCCGAGGGCCTGCTGCTCGCCGTCCTGGGCAGCCGCGCCCGCACCGCCGACACGGCCGACGCCGCCGACGCCGCCGATGTCTCGGACACCGTCCGCCAAGCCGTCGCCCAGCTCGCCGAGGCGATCGGTCGCAGCCGCGCCGAACTGGCCACCGACCTGCGCGAGGGCGCCCGCGACCGCCTCCGCTACGGCCTGCAGCGCCTCACCGTCAGCGCCTCCGCCACCCTGCGCTCGCTGGCGCCGGACGCCGGTGCGCTGCACTGCCTGCTGATCTCGCTCGACCCCGCCTCCACCCACCGCGCGGCCTTCGGCGTCGGCCCCGGCGGCCTCTACCTGCTGCGCGCCGGCCACTGGATCGACGCGTACGCCGCACGTCTGCTGCACCACCCCGACGGCCCGGTGGCCGCCCCCGAACCGCGCCCGTTCCGGTTCCGGCTGGTCCCCGCGACCCCCGGCGACATCCTGCTGCTCGGTACCCCCGGGCTGGCCGACCCGATCGCCGAGGAGCCCGCCGTCGCACACTTCCTGGCCACCCACTGGGCGCACCCGCACCCGCCGGGCTCGGTCGACTTCCTGCGCCAGGTCCAGGTCCGCGCCAAGGGTTACGCCGACGACCGCACCGCCGTCGCACTCTGGACCGACTAG
- a CDS encoding M20 family metallopeptidase — protein sequence MSLHDDALALAPDLVRLRHDLHRFPELGLALPRTQERVLQALDGLPLTVSQGSALSSVTAVLRGGRPGPAVLLRADMDGLPVVEKAPLPFAADNGAMHACGHDLHTAMLAGAAHLLAARREQLHGDVVFMFQPGEEGFDGAGAMLAEGVLDAAGRRPVAAYALHVASAMPHGEFSSRRGPILAASDALNVTVHGAGGHGSVPHRAKDPIPAACEMVTALQTMVTRRFDVFDPVVVTVGLLQAGTQRNIIPETAYFEATVRSFSAEAQSKVADVAVELVRAIAAAHGLRAEVEYVPGYPVTVTDGAETDFLADTVREVFGEERFQTMANPMTGAEDFSRVLDAVPGSFAWLGAAPRGTDPDNLPLNHSPYAEFDDAVLPDGAALYAELATRRLAA from the coding sequence GTGTCCCTGCACGATGACGCGCTCGCTCTGGCCCCGGACCTGGTCCGGCTTCGCCACGACCTCCACCGGTTCCCCGAGCTCGGCCTCGCACTCCCGCGCACCCAGGAGCGGGTGCTGCAGGCCCTCGACGGACTGCCACTGACTGTGAGCCAGGGCTCCGCCCTGAGCTCGGTCACCGCAGTGCTGCGCGGCGGGCGACCGGGGCCGGCGGTGCTGCTGCGCGCCGACATGGACGGCCTGCCGGTCGTGGAGAAGGCTCCGCTGCCGTTCGCCGCCGACAACGGCGCCATGCACGCCTGCGGACACGATCTGCACACCGCCATGCTCGCGGGCGCGGCACACTTGCTGGCCGCACGGCGGGAGCAACTCCACGGCGACGTGGTCTTCATGTTCCAGCCCGGCGAGGAAGGCTTCGACGGCGCCGGCGCCATGCTGGCCGAGGGCGTGCTGGACGCGGCGGGCAGGCGCCCGGTCGCCGCCTACGCCCTGCACGTGGCGTCGGCCATGCCGCACGGGGAGTTCAGCTCCCGGCGCGGGCCGATCCTCGCCGCCTCCGATGCCCTGAACGTCACCGTCCACGGTGCGGGTGGCCACGGCTCGGTACCGCATCGGGCCAAGGACCCCATCCCGGCGGCCTGCGAGATGGTCACCGCCCTGCAGACCATGGTGACCCGCCGCTTCGACGTGTTCGATCCGGTGGTGGTCACCGTCGGGCTCCTCCAGGCCGGCACCCAGCGCAACATCATCCCCGAGACCGCCTACTTCGAGGCGACCGTGCGCAGCTTCTCCGCCGAGGCGCAGTCCAAGGTCGCCGATGTCGCGGTGGAGTTGGTCAGGGCCATCGCGGCCGCTCACGGCCTGCGGGCGGAGGTCGAGTACGTGCCCGGGTACCCGGTGACCGTGACCGACGGGGCCGAGACCGACTTCCTGGCGGACACCGTCCGGGAGGTCTTCGGCGAGGAGCGCTTCCAGACGATGGCGAACCCGATGACCGGGGCGGAGGACTTCTCCCGGGTGCTCGACGCCGTCCCGGGCTCGTTCGCATGGCTTGGCGCCGCCCCGAGGGGGACCGACCCCGACAACCTGCCGCTCAACCACTCGCCCTACGCGGAGTTCGACGACGCGGTGCTCCCCGACGGAGCCGCGCTCTACGCCGAACTCGCCACCCGCCGCCTCGCGGCCTGA
- a CDS encoding DUF4232 domain-containing protein: MRSRLARMMVPTAVLATAALTMTACSSSGSSGSTGGGTAAGGSSSQQPASSTAPVSPSGQSAQSGQSAQSAQPAGSRTAQPVSQAGAGSACASSQLSVALANQGVGAGQFYADLVFTNTSATSCTLTGYPGVSYVGANGVQSGNPAQRSSVDPVTTVTLKPHGTASAQLHDSNGISGYSPTQCQLTPANGLRVYPPGQTAALFLPWQTQHCAGLSINPLTIGAVKA, translated from the coding sequence ATGCGTTCACGGCTGGCACGAATGATGGTTCCGACCGCCGTCCTGGCCACGGCGGCACTGACCATGACCGCCTGCTCGTCGAGCGGCTCGAGCGGCTCGACCGGCGGTGGCACCGCCGCCGGCGGCAGCAGCAGCCAGCAGCCGGCGTCCTCGACGGCGCCGGTTTCACCGTCGGGCCAGTCCGCTCAGTCCGGTCAGTCTGCGCAGTCCGCTCAGCCGGCGGGATCGCGGACGGCACAGCCCGTCTCGCAGGCCGGTGCGGGGTCGGCGTGCGCCAGCAGCCAGCTGAGCGTGGCCCTGGCCAACCAGGGTGTCGGCGCGGGCCAGTTCTACGCCGACCTCGTCTTCACCAACACCTCCGCGACCAGCTGCACCCTCACCGGCTACCCGGGCGTCTCGTACGTCGGCGCCAACGGCGTCCAGTCCGGCAACCCGGCCCAGCGCAGCAGCGTCGACCCGGTCACCACCGTCACGCTCAAGCCGCACGGCACCGCCAGCGCCCAGCTCCACGACAGCAACGGCATCAGCGGCTACTCCCCCACGCAGTGCCAGCTCACGCCCGCCAACGGCCTGCGCGTCTACCCGCCCGGCCAGACGGCGGCGCTCTTCCTCCCCTGGCAGACGCAGCACTGCGCGGGCCTGAGCATCAACCCCCTCACCATCGGGGCGGTCAAGGCCTGA